TGATGATTGCGGCAACCGTATCCACGAACCTTTTTATTAAAGCGGGCATTGCACTTGCCATTTTACAATTTGTTGAAAGTAACATTCTCTCCCCATATATTGTTGGGAAGTCGTTACGTATGCATCCTGTTATTATTATGCTTGCTCTTCTGATTGGGGGAGAAATAGGTGGAATCGTCGGTCTTTTAATAGCAGTTCCTATTTTGGCGGTGATTCGAACCGTCATTGTTCATATAAAGCCACTCTGGAAACATTGACAAATGGAAACGGATTCGCTACAATTTTGGCATATAGCATATGATTTTAAATTGATGACGGAACGAGTATGTCACAGTCCATTTTTAGAGAGAAACTTCCATCGGCTGAAAGAAGTTTTAAATGAAGGGTGACAGAACGCTAATCCTGAGAGCAGCTAATCCCTGCCGTCTTGCCACGTTACGGCACCATGAGGTGATGAATCGAGAATGTATAAATCGGTTCATAATTAGGGTGGTATCGCGAGTTAACTCTCGTCCCTTTTATAGGGACGGGAGTTTTTTGTTTTTATGAAATTTCTTAAAGGAGGAAATATAGATGAAACAGTTAACAGGAGCACAAATTCGTCAAATGTTTTTAGACTTTTTCGAGGAAAAAGGGCATGCAATTGAACCAAGTGCATCATTAGTTCCGCATGAGGATCCATCTCTTTTATGGATCAACAGTGGTGTAGCGACATTAAAGAAATACTTTGATGGTCGTGTAATCCCGCAAAACCCACGTATTACAAATGCGCAAAAATCAATTCGTACAAACGATATTGAAAACGTTGGGAAAACAGCTCGTCACCATACATTCTTTGAAATGTTAGGAAACTTCTCAATTGGTGACTACTTTAAAGAAGAAGCAATTACATGGGCTTGGGAATTTTTAACGAGCGACAAATGGATTGGATTCGATAAAGAGTTACTATCTGTAACAATCCATCCAGAAGATGAAGAAGCATTTACAATTTGGAATGAGAAAATGGGTGTTCCGAAAGAGCGCATCATTCGTTTAGAAGAAAACTTCTGGGATATTGGTGAAGGACCAAGTGGACCGAACACAGAAATTTTCTATGACCGCGGTGAAGCTTACGGTAACGATTTTAGCGATCCTGAGTTGTATCCGGGTGGAGAAAACGAACGTTACTTAGAAGTATGGAACCTTGTATTCTCTCAATTTAACCATAATCCGGATGGCTCATATACGCCACTTCCAAAGAAAAACATCGATACAGGGATGGGTCTAGAGCGTATGACATCTATCGTTCAAGATGTACCTACAAACTTTGATACAGACCTATTTATGCCAATGATTGGTGCAACAGAATCAATTTCTGGTGAGAAATATCGCGGTGGCGATGTAGAAAAAGATATGGCGTTTAAAGTAATTGCAGACCATATCCGTACAGTAACATTTGCTGTTGGTGATGGAGCTCTTCCTTCTAACGAAGGCCGTGGCTATGTATTACGTCGTTTATTACGCCGTGCTGTACGTTATGCGAAGAAATTAAACATTAACCGTCCATTCATGTTTGAATTAGTACCGGTTGTTGGCGAAGTAATGAAAGACTTCTATCCAGAAGTTCTTGAAAAGAAAGACTTTATTGCAAAAGTTGTGAAAAATGAAGAAGAGCGTTTCCATGAAACACTTCATGATGGAGAAGCAATTTTAGCAGAGGTTATTGCAAAAGCAAAAGAAGAAAAAACGACTGCTATTTCTGGAGTAGATGCGTTCCGTCTATATGACACATATGGTTTCCCAATTGAATTAACAGAAGAATATGCAGAAGAAGCTGGTATGACGGTTGATCATACAGGTTTTGAAGCAGAGATGGAAAAACAACGTGAACGTGCACGTGCAGCTCGTCAAGACGTTGATTCTATGCAAGTTCAAGGCGGCGTACTTGGAGAAATTAAAGTAGCGAGTGAATTCGTTGGTTATGGTACAGTTGCGACAGAAAGTAATGTTGTTGCACTTGTGAAAAATGGCGAGTACACAGATAGCTTACAAGCAGGCGAAGAAGGACAATTAATGCTTGATGTAACACCATTCTATGCTGAGAGTGGCGGACAAATCGCAGACCGCGGTTACCTTCTTGCTGACGGTGTGAAAGTTCTTGTAAAAGACGTACAAAAAGCACCAAATGGTCAAAGCTTACACAAAATAGTTGTGGAAGAAGGAACGTTAACAAAAGAATCAGCTGTAAAAGCTATTATTGATACGAAGAACCGTAGCAGTGTTGTGAAAAACCATACAGCAACGCATATTTTACACCAAGCATTAAAAGATGTACTTGGAACACATGTTAACCAAGCTGGTTCTCTTGTAACATCAGAACGTCTACGCTTTGACTTCTCTCACTTCGGTCAAGTACAAGCTGACGAATTAGAAAAAATTGAGCGTATTGTAAACGAAAAAATTTGGGAAAGTATTGATGTTGAGATTTCTCAAAAAGCAATTGAAGAAGCAAAAGAAATGGGTGCAATGGCATTATTCGGTGAAAAATACGGAGATGTTGTACGCGTTGTCCAAGTAGGCGATTATAGCTTAGAACTTTGCGGTGGTTGTCACGTTGATAACACAGCATCTATCGGTATTTTCAAAATTGTTGCTGAGTCTGGTATCGGTGCTGGAACTCGTCGTATTGAGGCAGTGACTGGTAAATCTGCATACGAATTAATGAACGATCAAGTAAGTTTATTAAAAGAAGCTGCAGGCAAAATGAAAACAAATCCGAAAGATATTTTAACAAGAGTAGACGGTCTATTTACTGAAGTGAAACAACTTCAAAAAGAGAATGAATCTCTTGCTGCAAAATTAAGTAACATTGAAGCTGGAAACTTAACAGATTCAGTTGTTACAGTGGATGGAGTAAATGTATTAGCAACAAAAGTAAATGTTGCAGATATGAATAACTTACGTACAATGATGGATGACCTGAAAAATAAATTAGAGTCTGCAGTCGTTGTATTAGCAGCTGTAAATGAGGATAAAGTAAATATTCTAGCAGGTGTAACGAAAGATTTAATCAATCAAGGTTACCATGCAGGTAAACTTGTGAAAGAAGTTGCTTCTCGCTGCGGCGGTGGCGGTGGCGGCCGTCCTGACATGGCTCAAGCAGGTGGTAAAAACCCAGCGCAAGTGGATGATGCACTTGCATTTGTAGAAGAGTACGTTAAATCTGTTTCAAAATAAAGAGATAGTAGTGTACAATAGTAGGGAGAGGAGAGATTCTTCTCCCTATACTTACTACTTATAAGTGAGGTGCTTAAAATGGACGGTTTTGATAAAACAATGAAGTTTAACTTTCAAGATGAAAAACAGAGTGTCCATGTAAACGATGTACTTTTAACTGTGTATGATGCACTTCAAGAAAAAGGCTATAATCCGATTAACCAAATCGTCGGTTATTTATTAAGTGGAGACCCAGCATACATACCTCGTCATAAAGATGCACGAAGCATTATTCGCAAGTTAGAACGTGATGAATTGATTGAAGAGCTTGTGAAGTCTTATTTGAAACAACATCGTGAGGAGTAGTTTATGCGGATATTAGGTTTAGATGTTGGTACAAAAACAGTCGGCGTTGCGATTAGTGACGAAATGGGCTGGACAGCACAAGGTTTAGAAACGATTAAAATTAACGAAGAACGAGGTCAATTTGGTTTTGATCGTATTTCTGAGTTAGTAAAACAGTACAATGTGGACAAGATAATAGTAGGATTGCCAAAGAACATGAATGGTACAATCGGACCACGTGGTGAGGCTTGCCAGCAATTTGCACAATCCTTACGTGAACTGTTACAATTAGACGTCATGATGTGGGACGAGCGTCTGTCAACGATGGCAGCGGAACGTCTTCTTATTTCGGCTGATGTAAGTCGAAAGAAGCGAAAGCAAGTGATCGATAAGATGGCTGCAGTCGTGATTTTGCAAGGATATTTAGATAGTAAATAAGAGGTGACCAGAATGGAAGAAAATCAAATTACAATTGTAGACGAAAAAGGTAACGAGCATTTATGTGAAATTATTTTCACTTTCGATGCTGAAAAATTTGGGAAAAAATCTTATGTAGTCTTTTCTCCGATTGGTGAAGTTGACGAAGATGGCGAACAAATTTATGATGCAATGGCTTTCGAACAAAACGAAGAAGAGTCAGGTGGAACATTACTTCCAATCGAATCTGAAGAAGAGTGGGAAATGGTACAAGAAATGTTTAACACACTTGCTGAAGAAGAAGAGGGCGAAGCGTAATTCAGGTGAAGAAGATGGGCTGTACATGCAGTCCATCTTTTTTTGTATTCTCGTGCAAAATGACAGATTTTTTGTCGAAACTACATAATTGTTTGTAGTATAATGAGACGGATTGTATAAAATAAAAAACTATCTGCAAATGAATGAGCTTTGCTTTGGGTTTGTAGGGCATTGTATAGAGGATGTACATATGGTCTACAATGGAATAAGGAGGAAGAACTTTGATAGAGAATCAAGTGAAGAAGAAGCGTAGACACACACTTTTAATAGTGGTTATTGCACTACTTGTGGTCTGCGTGTCAGTCTATGCGTATATTTCATCTGCGTTAAAACCAGTTGATAGCGGGAATAAAAAAGAAATTGAAGTAGAGATTCCAAAAGGTTCATCTACAAGTAAAATCGGAGAGATTTTAGAAGAAAAAGGCGCTATTAAAAACGGTACAGTATTTAGCTTCTATGCAAAAGCTAAATCTAAAAATTTGCAGGCAGGTACATATTTGTTAAATTCGTCAATGAATGTAGATGATGTAATGGAACAAATGTCATCGGGTAATGTCCATCGTCCAGTTGCTTATAAATTGACGATTAAAGAAGGTGCACAAGTTGTTGAAATCGCAGATATAATTGCAAAGGAACTGAAATGGAATAAAGATGATGTTGTGCGCCAATTAAACGATAAGGCTTTTATTCAAAAAATGCAGCAAAAATATCCGATATTATTAACAAATAAAATTTTTGATGCCAATATTAA
This sequence is a window from Bacillus pseudomycoides DSM 12442. Protein-coding genes within it:
- the alaS gene encoding alanine--tRNA ligase, with protein sequence MKQLTGAQIRQMFLDFFEEKGHAIEPSASLVPHEDPSLLWINSGVATLKKYFDGRVIPQNPRITNAQKSIRTNDIENVGKTARHHTFFEMLGNFSIGDYFKEEAITWAWEFLTSDKWIGFDKELLSVTIHPEDEEAFTIWNEKMGVPKERIIRLEENFWDIGEGPSGPNTEIFYDRGEAYGNDFSDPELYPGGENERYLEVWNLVFSQFNHNPDGSYTPLPKKNIDTGMGLERMTSIVQDVPTNFDTDLFMPMIGATESISGEKYRGGDVEKDMAFKVIADHIRTVTFAVGDGALPSNEGRGYVLRRLLRRAVRYAKKLNINRPFMFELVPVVGEVMKDFYPEVLEKKDFIAKVVKNEEERFHETLHDGEAILAEVIAKAKEEKTTAISGVDAFRLYDTYGFPIELTEEYAEEAGMTVDHTGFEAEMEKQRERARAARQDVDSMQVQGGVLGEIKVASEFVGYGTVATESNVVALVKNGEYTDSLQAGEEGQLMLDVTPFYAESGGQIADRGYLLADGVKVLVKDVQKAPNGQSLHKIVVEEGTLTKESAVKAIIDTKNRSSVVKNHTATHILHQALKDVLGTHVNQAGSLVTSERLRFDFSHFGQVQADELEKIERIVNEKIWESIDVEISQKAIEEAKEMGAMALFGEKYGDVVRVVQVGDYSLELCGGCHVDNTASIGIFKIVAESGIGAGTRRIEAVTGKSAYELMNDQVSLLKEAAGKMKTNPKDILTRVDGLFTEVKQLQKENESLAAKLSNIEAGNLTDSVVTVDGVNVLATKVNVADMNNLRTMMDDLKNKLESAVVVLAAVNEDKVNILAGVTKDLINQGYHAGKLVKEVASRCGGGGGGRPDMAQAGGKNPAQVDDALAFVEEYVKSVSK
- a CDS encoding IreB family regulatory phosphoprotein → MDGFDKTMKFNFQDEKQSVHVNDVLLTVYDALQEKGYNPINQIVGYLLSGDPAYIPRHKDARSIIRKLERDELIEELVKSYLKQHREE
- the ruvX gene encoding Holliday junction resolvase RuvX, whose protein sequence is MRILGLDVGTKTVGVAISDEMGWTAQGLETIKINEERGQFGFDRISELVKQYNVDKIIVGLPKNMNGTIGPRGEACQQFAQSLRELLQLDVMMWDERLSTMAAERLLISADVSRKKRKQVIDKMAAVVILQGYLDSK
- a CDS encoding DUF1292 domain-containing protein → MEENQITIVDEKGNEHLCEIIFTFDAEKFGKKSYVVFSPIGEVDEDGEQIYDAMAFEQNEEESGGTLLPIESEEEWEMVQEMFNTLAEEEEGEA